One stretch of Actinomycetota bacterium DNA includes these proteins:
- a CDS encoding aldo/keto reductase, producing the protein MRLRPLGSTGLTVSPVGLGLAALGRPAYIDLGRDADLGADRGVEALERRCHQVLDAAFGAGVRYLDAARSYGRAEAFLASWLQARGLDPAEVTVGSKWGYTYVGDWRMDADVHEVKDHSLAALTRQLAESRDLLGGHLDLYQVHSATLDSGVLEDRAVLGALARLRDQGVVVGLSSSGPGQADTIRRALEVSAAGVAPFACVQATWNLLEPSAGPALAEAGAAGWGVIVKEAVANGRLTPHGSGPAAEALGRVAARHGVGMDAVALAAVLANPWADVVLSGAVTPAQLEANLAAVRVELDPGELEELAALAEPPERYWRERSALSWS; encoded by the coding sequence GTGCGCCTCCGCCCCCTGGGCTCGACCGGATTGACCGTCAGCCCGGTCGGGCTCGGCCTGGCCGCGCTCGGCCGGCCCGCCTACATCGACCTCGGCCGCGACGCCGACCTCGGCGCCGACCGGGGGGTCGAGGCGCTGGAGCGGCGCTGCCACCAGGTGCTGGACGCGGCCTTCGGCGCCGGGGTCCGCTACCTGGACGCGGCCCGCTCCTACGGCCGGGCCGAGGCCTTCCTGGCGTCCTGGCTCCAGGCCAGGGGGCTCGACCCGGCCGAGGTCACCGTCGGCTCCAAGTGGGGCTACACCTACGTCGGCGACTGGCGCATGGACGCCGACGTCCACGAGGTCAAGGACCACTCCCTGGCCGCCCTGACCCGCCAGCTGGCCGAGAGCCGCGACCTGCTCGGCGGCCACCTCGACCTGTACCAGGTCCACTCGGCCACCCTCGACTCCGGCGTGCTCGAGGACCGGGCGGTCCTGGGCGCCCTGGCCCGCCTGCGCGACCAGGGGGTGGTGGTCGGGCTGTCGTCCAGCGGGCCCGGCCAGGCCGACACCATCCGCCGCGCCCTGGAGGTCAGCGCCGCCGGGGTGGCCCCGTTCGCCTGCGTCCAGGCGACCTGGAACCTGCTGGAGCCGTCCGCCGGGCCTGCCCTGGCCGAGGCCGGCGCGGCCGGCTGGGGGGTGATCGTCAAGGAGGCGGTGGCCAACGGGCGCCTGACCCCGCACGGGAGCGGCCCGGCGGCGGAGGCGCTCGGGCGGGTCGCGGCCCGCCACGGGGTCGGGATGGACGCGGTCGCGCTGGCCGCCGTGCTCGCCAACCCCTGGGCCGACGTCGTCCTGTCGGGCGCGGTCACCCCGGCCCAGCTGGAGGCCAACCTGGCCGCCGTGCGGGTCGAGCTCGACCCGGGGGAGCTGGAGGAGCTGGCCGCCCTGGCCGAGCCGCCCGAGCGCTACTGGCGGGAGCGCTCGGCCCTCTCCTGGTCCTGA
- the fbaA gene encoding class II fructose-bisphosphate aldolase, giving the protein MPIATPDVYNEMLDRAKERGFAYPAINVTSSETLNAAIRGYAEAGSDGIVQISTGGAAFLSGQRLKDMVTGAVALAEFAHVVAARHPVNIALHTDHCPKDKLDGYMRPLVKLSQERVAAGKEPLFQSHMWDGSAVPMDENLQIAEELLAECAKARIVMEMEIGVVGGEEDDVVGEMSDKLYSTPEDALRTAETLGTGEKGRYLLAATFGNVHGVYKPGHVKLRPELLNELQRAVGEKTGKDKPFDLVFHGGSGSLLAEIRESITYGVIKMNVDTDTQYALTRPIADHMFKNYDGVLKVDGDVGVKKTYDPRTYMAKAEGSMAARVVQACEDLQSAGTSLANA; this is encoded by the coding sequence ATGCCCATCGCGACCCCCGACGTGTACAACGAGATGCTCGACCGGGCCAAGGAGCGCGGCTTCGCCTATCCGGCCATCAACGTGACCTCCTCGGAGACGCTGAACGCGGCCATCCGCGGCTACGCCGAGGCCGGCAGCGACGGGATCGTGCAGATCTCCACCGGCGGGGCGGCGTTCCTGTCCGGCCAGCGGCTCAAGGACATGGTCACCGGGGCGGTCGCCCTGGCCGAGTTCGCCCACGTGGTCGCGGCCAGGCACCCGGTCAACATCGCCCTCCACACCGACCACTGCCCCAAGGACAAGCTCGACGGCTACATGCGCCCGCTGGTCAAGCTGTCCCAGGAGCGGGTCGCGGCCGGCAAGGAGCCGCTGTTCCAGTCCCACATGTGGGACGGGTCGGCGGTGCCGATGGACGAGAACCTCCAGATCGCCGAGGAGCTGCTGGCCGAGTGCGCCAAGGCCAGGATCGTCATGGAGATGGAGATCGGCGTCGTCGGCGGCGAGGAGGACGACGTCGTCGGCGAGATGAGCGACAAGCTCTACTCGACCCCCGAGGACGCCCTGCGCACCGCCGAGACCCTGGGGACCGGTGAGAAGGGCCGCTACCTGCTGGCCGCCACCTTCGGCAACGTCCACGGGGTCTACAAGCCGGGCCACGTCAAGCTCCGCCCCGAGCTCCTCAACGAGCTGCAGCGGGCCGTCGGCGAGAAGACGGGCAAGGACAAGCCGTTCGACCTGGTCTTCCACGGCGGGTCGGGGTCGCTGCTGGCCGAGATCCGCGAGTCGATCACCTACGGCGTCATCAAGATGAACGTCGACACCGACACCCAGTACGCCCTGACCCGGCCCATCGCCGACCACATGTTCAAGAACTACGACGGCGTGCTCAAGGTCGACGGCGACGTCGGCGTGAAGAAGACCTACGACCCGCGGACCTACATGGCCAAGGCCGAGGGGTCGATGGCCGCCCGGGTCGTGCAGGCCTGCGAGGACCTCCAGTCGGCGGGGACGTCGCTGGCCAACGCCTGA
- a CDS encoding sigma-70 family RNA polymerase sigma factor — protein sequence MGGALAATLPVVDPVMDPESRAWVAALAGGGGDREAALDRLHALLLRAARFELGRRRGQLAGLSAAERQDLAVQAADDAMMGVLARLGDFRGLSRFTTWAYKFALLEAATKARRMAWRDRELPRPPEDWVALADPDGRPEAAAEHAELLAALRAAVGEVLTPQQREVLLTVVAGRVPLDVLAERRGTTRGALYKTIHDARRKLRAHLAEAGLLAGRR from the coding sequence ATGGGCGGCGCCCTGGCTGCTACGCTCCCGGTCGTGGACCCGGTGATGGACCCGGAGTCGCGCGCCTGGGTGGCCGCGCTGGCCGGCGGGGGCGGCGACCGCGAGGCCGCCCTCGACCGGCTGCACGCCCTGCTGCTGCGGGCGGCCCGGTTCGAGCTCGGCCGCCGCCGGGGGCAGCTGGCCGGCCTGTCCGCGGCCGAGCGCCAGGACCTGGCCGTCCAGGCGGCCGACGACGCCATGATGGGCGTGCTGGCCCGCCTGGGTGACTTCCGCGGGCTGAGCCGCTTCACCACCTGGGCGTACAAGTTCGCGCTGCTGGAGGCGGCGACCAAGGCCCGCCGGATGGCCTGGCGGGACCGGGAGCTGCCCCGGCCGCCCGAGGACTGGGTGGCCCTGGCCGACCCGGACGGCCGCCCCGAGGCCGCCGCCGAGCACGCCGAGCTGCTGGCCGCGCTGCGGGCCGCCGTTGGCGAGGTGCTCACCCCCCAGCAGCGGGAGGTGCTGCTCACGGTGGTCGCCGGCCGCGTCCCGCTGGACGTGCTGGCCGAGCGGCGCGGCACCACCCGGGGCGCCCTCTACAAGACGATCCACGACGCGCGGCGCAAGCTGCGCGCCCACCTGGCCGAGGCCGGGCTGCTGGCGGGGAGGAGGTGA